The DNA window GTGTCAAACAATGGAATCTGGTTCACACATTTGAGATTCTTGTTCAGCTATTGTattaaatcaattttatttatatagtgccaataacaataaaaatcgtctcaagacgcttcacaaaaaccagcctgcaacctccagagcaagcctgagggtgacagtagcaaagaaaaactcccttttaacaggaagaaaccttgagtagaacccagctcatatggaggaacccatctgctgaaggccagccaggtagaaacagagaggatatagagaaaagaagagcaggagaagcaTGTTACACCACTTGCAACATTAGCTTGAGTTAATGATGtctatgaataaatattgtagGGGCTTGGTGTTCCAATATCTACAGTTTCTACCAAAACTATTTGTAATGATACTCCATATGTACACAATCGACAGAGTGATTTAACTGGGAATAAAATGGATAATATGTGTGTACTTGGTGGTCTCAGTTTACTTTGGAGTAacttcattttttatgtattaaaCAAATTAAGACTGAATCTCACTGCAATCAAAACAGACAATGAAGAGTGTGTAAATTTATTGATTTCATACAAATTGTAAGATAATACACTTCCACTGAaccataaaatacacattaattgcagaaaaataaattagtaaTTCATATTCGCTCATTAAGAAGCttaaaaaatctgcaaaaaaaagaccTGGAAATAACATATACAAATCAGTTCATTgtcacaaaatgacaaaactgtaaaacattcatagagagaaaagattaaaagcttgtctcatttttcagtttgttagaGATCTCACCATCCTTTTGTCCCCTAGTTTTAacctaaacaaacaaaccaagaagaaaagcagaaacaccGTAAATACACTTTCTAGGCTACATTTTTAGGGCTGCAATCAAGTCTGTAAATCCCTGTACTGCCTCTACCACCAAATAAATTAGCTtagggatatatatatatatatatatatatatatatatatatatatatatatatatatacacatatatatatatatatacatatacacatataaagaTATAAAGTAAGGCCTCGAGAGAGAAAACAATACTCTTGCATATAATCATCACATTCCTCTTTTATACAGCAGCATACTGTCAGTCTGCAGTCACTGCGAGGACTCAGagccacacagaaacagacagacagacagacagacagacagacagacagacacacctGAGAGAGGTTACTGGCATCCTGTTACCTTCACACGATGCATGAATACAACAACCTTATGAAATTAGGATATTTGCTTAACTTTGGAAATGGGGACACATAGATGGGGTCAATAGTTCAGCTCAGAATCCATTGGTCTTTATAACACACACCTTCAGTTTACACACTGCTCTGCCctaatgcataaaaaaatgacattgtTCACATGTGTTGCAGGATTCACAAGAGATCTGGTTTTGTTACATGTAAAAATCTAGTCCTGTTGGGAGGATGACCTTGCAACATCAGGTGTACTGTGATAGGCTGAGGGATTGCTAAAGGGTGGCAAGTATCCTGAGGAAGGAGATGATGAGGACGAAAAATGACTGTCCAACACCAAAAACAAGAGCCTCTAAAGAGATCATCGTCTTTCCTGCTGCCTTGTACACACCTGCTATGGCTGcacctaaaaacaaacacagaaaaaaacaagcatttacCATCTGATATTTAGTTCAATATGTTGTATTATAAGGCAGCAATGCCTTTAAGCTTTAAGTTGTCAGAAATAATCTGAGGGTACAAACTCGACTCCGTGACACCACTGTATAATTACTAGTAGATTGACTATCTCTGCAATTTCAATAACTTTAACAGAATGATTAGTCCAGTGTTTGAGTATACAATCTGAAGaaatatattattttgataAATATGTAAGAATCGGACTTGATGATTTTCCAATATTAAACTACTTGGATCAGGATCTACACTGAAAAAATTGATTAGGACAATTGCaagtagaaataaaagcacacatatAGGTAGAAAGTCTTACTAGTGAGAACTCCCCCACAAACTGGTCCCATGATGCCCATGAGAACGATGCCAATGGGCATAAATCGGGCCATCTTGTGCTGATGCAGTGTGGCGAGTGACAGCAAAGCAGCAGGTAAGTGGAAGACCAGAGAGGAGACAGCTGCCCACAGAAACACTCCATACCACATCTCTGGAATAACATACAATTATGCAGTCATGGATCCCTTCTTGccaatcaaaaaaacaaaacaaacaatcaatATACAGTCAAATGGTCAAATTCTTGCTCTCTTGCTTAACAGAAGAAATTCTCAACTAGCAACGAGCAGGTTTCAAAGTTTAGTATAACTAACAACAGTAATTTCTAGCTAATACCACTTAAAGACAAAGTGAGACCAATCACGGCACTGATGGCACTCTGCCTGACTTCTCGCAACCTTTGGACGAATAATGATTGACTTTGATCTGCCATCCCTCCAGTAGTTTGAAGTTTTCAATATTGTAAAAAGTCTTCTTGGTTGTTAGATGTCATCTGGTACTTCTATGGACAGCACAAGTGAGTAAGATACTACTAAGCCACTTCTATGTTCACAATATGTCTGTATTAGCAATATTAAACTAATGAGTCACATGCTCTATGTCTACATTATCAGCTAACTTTATATCTGTCCCAAGATTGTAAAGTTCATTTAGTGCTCAATACAGCATTTAAGTACTGTGTATTTCTGTAGCACCAGTAGCCATCAGCAAGAATAGTTTGTGCCCAGTTTATGGCCAGTAGAGGGCAAtgctacatagtaaatgaacacatttaagTAACTACTGTAGACCTTTGGTCAGGTCTGCCCTACATTACAGACaataatacactgatcaggcataacgttatgaccacattcttaatattgcgtaggtctccccaacaacaacagaatgttgttagtgggggcctttgggtcgtaTGGGTTGACGGGAAGGGCTTTTATGGTTCgtgcttgttccagtgcattccacagatacttgatcaaggGATATAGTGAATAAAGTGGTTTATAAACTTTTATAACAACTGTAAGTATGACATACAATTATGTTACACTGACCATTATTACTACTACCTCCAGTCTcacaaagaaatatattttagtacATCACACGCACAgtttaattacaataaaatacttAAGTACAAGATGGACAGCTGAACTTTGAAACAGGAGTCCAACTGTATTACCCCACAAATTTTCTATTGGATTGAAACCTCATTTTGATGTCCTTATAACCAAGCCTTTCAACAACGCTTCAAATTGTTAAAGAACTTCTAAAGAAATGGCGTCATGGGCGTTAGAGAACGCTTTAATGCCGATCGTTTAGAAGAACTACGACGGTAGCTATCCCTACGAATGAACAACCTAAACGCCAACCAACAGATGCACGGAAAGTCACCGTTTACCTCCATCGTTAAAAGGGAAACGCGACACCAAGATACAATTTCAAATGGCATTTGTTTACCTAAACCGTCTTTATCTCGAGTAGCTTAGGACAATTACATAGCCCGCATAGCCAACAGACTATCAAACATTGGCCCACCTGAGAAGTCGCTGAGAGATGTATTGTTGCCTCGGTTTGTGCCATTTTTTCTCGGCACTAGATTCAAACCGAGTATTTGCTGAACAAATCCGATCTCATTGTACCTATCCTCCATATCTCACAATGATTTTAGACACTGCATGAGTCAAAGATCACCAACGGACGTATAAAACAAAGAGTTGGTGAGGAATTCTCTGAGTAAAGGCTCAACCTAGCCGCAAAGCTAACTAGCATCAGGCTAGATGGGTTAGCTGTCAACATAATTTTTTCTGACGTCATGAGGAAGTTTTCTTCTTTAGATTTGATTGACGACTGGCAACCAACTTTTAGGTGCAATTACCGCCACCTACCGGATTGGAGTGTAGATCAGTAAATTTGTaaaatttgtaaaacaaaataaaacaaaacaaaacaaaacaaaaaatccatTCCATTAACCCTGTTTCATTCAGGAACCTAATCAGAAGTTTTATGCTAGCTTTCCTTTTTCTCCCAGAAGGTTCTCTACCAGGGCAGGAATTAGGAATTTCTTTCAATTTGGCCCTGTgcccttgaaaaaaatatctgccATAAGGCCAcacagtacgtttacatgcacctgccgcatgaacaactcttgtttattatatcgtgtaataggtcaactggaaatcgggccgtattaatgtggtattatcccgctgagaagacacgtatcgccacctagtgtggaggaggagaacagttattcgattttcttgcgctgcacgTAAGCTGGGACATGGACTGTaatcagaaagtcgaattttgagcatagctcaattaagttCTGCATGTAAATACACTGACAGTGGTCAAGTTTTTCACTCTGATGTTGACCGATTGGGGAATAGGTacatgtgcaactgtgtttatatacagctgtATAGCTATATCccacacatttttaatgatcatggcaTCCGAGGGAAAAAGGAGATTTGGCGGAAGATATCGGGCcgtgtgcaggacacagtgatttattcaaatatcagcagccttttgtaggagcgggggtttgaccggtccattcttcaggtcaacAATAAACCgcaatgttatctgcaatgtacacgATGAGGtatgaggaaggaaaaacaggCACATAGCTCTCAAAGTGGGAGGTCCAACCTGGGACTCTTGCtgatgtgaaagtgcaccaaaggcgagtcgaccCAGGTCGACCCAgaattttcaatgtgaaagtgGTATATGTGAGGCTtcgtgactgtgtgtgtgatatgGTAATCTGTAGCATGGGGCCGCCGCAGAGTACTGTGCTCTCCCTTCCTTTTCACCCTGTACATATAAGACTTCAGGTACAACACAGACAGCTGCCACctccagaagttttctgatgaTACAGCCATGGTCGGGTGTGTGTTTCAATGATCTGCAGTACAGGAAGGTCATCACCAACTTTGTACACTGGTGTGCACTGAACCACTTGCGCATCAATGCCAGCAAAACAAAGGAGGTGGTGATTGATCTCAGCAGGAAACCACTTCACACTGCACCGGTGAACATCCAGGGCTTAGACATTGACCTCGTAGAGGATTACAAATACCTGGGTGTTCACctcaacaataaactggactggacacacaacacaaatgccCTGTACAAGAAGGACCAAAGCTGTCTTCATCTGCTGAGAAGGCTGTGATCCTTTGGATTGTGCAGGTGACTGCACAGGACTTTCTACAACTCTGTGGTGGCTTCTGCCATCCTGTATGCAGTGGTCTGCTGGAGGGGTGGGAGCtcagagagggacaggaagagaCTGCACAAGCTGGTTAGGTGGGCCAGCTCTTTCCTGgactgctctctggactccatcGAGGAAGAGGCTGAGAG is part of the Mugil cephalus isolate CIBA_MC_2020 chromosome 10, CIBA_Mcephalus_1.1, whole genome shotgun sequence genome and encodes:
- the tmem170a gene encoding transmembrane protein 170A isoform X1, which gives rise to MEDRYNEIGFVQQILGLNLVPRKNGTNRGNNTSLSDFSEMWYGVFLWAAVSSLVFHLPAALLSLATLHQHKMARFMPIGIVLMGIMGPVCGGVLTSAAIAGVYKAAGKTMISLEALVFGVGQSFFVLIISFLRILATL
- the tmem170a gene encoding transmembrane protein 170A isoform X2 — protein: MWYGVFLWAAVSSLVFHLPAALLSLATLHQHKMARFMPIGIVLMGIMGPVCGGVLTSAAIAGVYKAAGKTMISLEALVFGVGQSFFVLIISFLRILATL